From a region of the Triticum aestivum cultivar Chinese Spring chromosome 7D, IWGSC CS RefSeq v2.1, whole genome shotgun sequence genome:
- the LOC123166783 gene encoding AT-hook motif nuclear-localized protein 27-like, whose translation MATGSSKWWQGPMDFPPQPQQMQQMPLQHQHQQLQLPAVTMPAPAPAVAGPAASPESKQQQQGQGQGEGQMGAAAGAIVPLRRPRGRPMGSKNKPKPPIIITRDSPDALHSHILEVAPGADVAACVAEYARRRGRGVCVLGASGSVVDVVVRGAASAAPLPGRFELLSMTGTVLPPPAPSEASGLAVMLSAGQGQVLGGCVVGPLVAAGPVTLFAATFANAVYERLPLQDAADADVKPDLSAAPDASVPQEVQAQQPLAISQAMAMGAGYPDHRSPQYPWGGHQGGGI comes from the coding sequence ATGGCCACCGGCAGCAGCAAGTGGTGGCAAGGGCCAATGGACTTcccgccgcagccgcagcagatGCAGCAGATGCCGctccagcaccagcaccagcagctGCAGCTGCCGGCGGTGACCATGCCGGCGCCGGCTCCAGCGGTGGCCGGCCCGGCCGCCTCGCCGgagagcaagcagcagcagcagggccAGGGCCAGGGTGAGGGGCAgatgggcgcggcggcgggggccaTCGTGCCGCTGCGGAGGCCGCGGGGGCGGCCGATGGGGTCCAAGAACAAGCCCAAGCCGCCGATAATCATCACCCGCGACAGCCCCGACGCGCTCCACTCGCACATCCTGGAGGTGGCCCCCGGCGCCGACGTCGCGGCCTGCGTCGCCGAGTACGCGCGCCGCCGCGGCCGGGGCGTCTGCGTGCTGGGCGCGTCCGGCTCCGTCGTGGACGTCGTCGTGCGCGGCGCGGCCTCGGCGGCGCCCCTCCCGGGCCGCTTCGAGCTCCTCTCCATGACCGGGACCGTGCTCCCGCCCCCGGCGCCGTCCGAGGCGTCGGGACTCGCCGTCATGCTCTCCGCCGGGCAGGGCCAGGTCCTCGGCGGGTGCGTCGTGGGGCCGCTCGTCGCCGCCGGGCCCGTCACCCTCTTCGCCGCCACCTTCGCCAACGCCGTCTACGAGCGCCTGCCCCTCCAGGACGCCGCCGACGCCGACGTCAAGCCCGACCTCTCCGCCGCCCCCGACGCCTCGGTCCCGCAAGAAGTGCAAGCGCAGCAGCCACTGGCGATCTCCCAGGCCATGGCCATGGGCGCGGGCTACCCTGACCACCGCTCACCCCAGTACCCGTGGGGAGGCCACCAGGGAGGCGGCATCTGA